The segment CCTGTTCCCAAGTAGCCAGTGACCAGTGGGTTGAGCACCACACTCCAGGCTCCTGTGATGAGCCCCAACTTCCTCCAGGAGCCTTCTAAGTCCGGGTTTATGAAACTAGCCACATTGGAAGCATTATAGGGCCCCAGGCAGAGCAGGAGTGTGAGAAGTGCTCCTCCAGCCACCCAAGCTGCCCTGAGCTTCCGTTTGTGGCTCAGGCCCGAGTGCACCAGGGCCCGGAGGCAGCCCACATAGCAGAAAGCAGTGATAACCAAGGGCAGAAAGAAGAGCAGAATCGAGAAACTGAGTCGGGCAGGGCGGGCAGAGTCAGGATCCCACGCTTCCAGGCAGACCGGGGAGCCATTCACGGGTATGTTGATGCCCAGGGAACTGGTGGTGTTATCCACCCAGCCTCTGGGAGCCTCCAAGCCAAGAGCCAGTCCCAGGTGGCAAAGGACAAGGGCCCATatagccacacacacaccccaggaaTAGCGGGGCCTCCGGATGGCTTGGTATCCAAAGGGGAAGGCAGCTCCCAGGTAGCGGCCAGCACTGAGAGCAGCCAGGAAGCCTCCACCTGCATAGAGGGGCGCAAAGTGGGCCAAGGCAAAGACTGGGCAGAAGGGGAGTGGCAGGGGCCAGACCCCAGAAGCCAGGGCCTCCACAGCCTTCAGGGGCAGGGTGATGGCCAGTAGGAGGTCAGAGCAGGCCAAATGGAGAGTGTAGACCAAGCTGGGGGTGAGTCGCAGTTTCGCGTGGGACACTGCACCTCGGATGGCTAACAAGTTCAATGGAAAGCCTAGTGCAAAGGCTGATACATAGAGAGCGAAGGAGAGCTGTGGGGGCAGGTCCATGGGGCCGAGTGGGTGCCTCTCGTCACTGTTCCTCTTGCCCACTGTATTCAGTTCATCTACAGAGAAAAGAATTTCACACTGGCGTCCTTCCTGCCCAGAGCATCAGAAGCCAGTCCTAGAGCCACCGAGGATGCCAAGGCCTACAGAAGGAAATGGCCTCTGGTTAGCAACAGTCCTCGGATCAGAATCAAGGAGTCCAAGCGTTCAGTTcccagctgctcttccacagtATCGCCTCTTGGATGAAGATAATGACTGGGtgtaacaggaaaagaaagaaggttcCGGAGCCAAACTGACAGTGTCTGATCCCTGAGACTCTGGGGAAAGAGGAGCAGAGGGAAGTCAGAAGCAGGCTTTATGGGTATCAGAGACCCCGAGTTCACTCCTTGTCCCTTACTCTGTGACCAGAGTTTCTATACCCACTCAGTAGGAAAGAACCTGCAACAGAGAGAAACCAGGGGCTGCCTCAAGGGATGGCTGGACAGttaagtgcttgctgctcttcgaGGAGACTGGAGTAtggatcctagcacccacatcagacgcTCAGagtcatctctaactccagtgcaacatttctggcctctgcacacacatatactttttttttcttttttaagagagaAATCCCGGAGTGATGGCGTACACCTTTCATTTCAGCGTTCAGAATACAGAAacaagaagatctctgtgagtttgaggcaaccTGGTCAACAGAGCAGGTTCCAGGGCTACATACGTAGTGAGGCATTGTTtaagagcgagagcgagagcgagtgagt is part of the Rattus norvegicus strain BN/NHsdMcwi chromosome 1, GRCr8, whole genome shotgun sequence genome and harbors:
- the Ffar1 gene encoding free fatty acid receptor 1 (The RefSeq protein has 1 substitution compared to this genomic sequence), producing the protein MDLPPQLSFALYVSAFALGFPLNLLAIRGAVSHAKLRLTPSLVYTLHLACSDLLLAITLPLKAVEALASGVWPLPLPFCPVFALAHFAPLYAGGGFLAALSAGRYLGAAFPFGYQAIRRPCYSWGVCVAIWALVLCHLGLALGLEAPRGWVDNTTSSLGINIPVNGSPVCLEAWDPDSARPARLSFSILLFFLPLVITAFCYVGCLRALVHSGLSHKRKLRAAWVAGGALLTLLLCLGPYNASNVASFINPDLEGSWRKLGLITGAWSVVLNPLVTGYLGTGPGQGTICVTRTPRGTIQK